In Candidatus Cloacimonadota bacterium, the DNA window GTGAGTTTACTTTAAGTTCCAGAGTAGGATTTTTGCCGCTTTTGTAACTATTTCCAGATAGTCCAAAGCTTCATCGAGTTCGTTGGCAAAGGCTAGAATTCCATGACCAGACCAGATAAGTGCCTTCTGGTTTTTAAGAGCTTTTATACTTGCTGTACAGAGTGCTAAGGAGCCCGGCGCTGCTCTAGGGACAAGAGCCACGCCTTCAGGTAGATACAGTGGTAATTCCGGCAGAGATTCACATAACTTGGCATTTAGGGATGCGCTATCTTTTGCTAGGGTAAGATTGGACAGAGCAATAATCTCTGCGGGATGAGTATGGAGGATTATTTTGAAGCGATCGTTTTGCATTTGTAAACAGCGATGGCTAATCCACTCGCTAGTAGGCAAAGCATTTTGGGGAAAGAATGTATCTTCAGTTTGAGAACATGCAACTAACATGAGGTTTTCGCAAGGAGAGAGAGCAGTTTGGCGATAGCGACTACCGGTGCGGGAAACGATATACCATTTTAGCTCGGTATGCATACACTGCATTACCAAATCACTCACATCCATGCTGATGTTACCTGCATTAGCTTCTGCCCAGCCGTAGCTATGAATTAGCCGGGAAATCTCGGCAATGTGTTGCAATGCATTCTGAAAGATAGGGTGTTTGAGATTGTTTATATGCATTTAATCTCTTTTTTTGTTACTTTTATTGCGAATAATTGTTTCTACTTCGCGGAAGTTCACTTTACCGCTTGCCATCATGGGAATATCTTCAATTACGTAAAACTGTTTAGGAATGGCAATAGAGGGCAATTCTTTTTTGAGTTGTTTTAGTACCTTATGCATATCGAAATCGCCATTTGCTACAGCGGCAACCACATCTGCTCCTTTGGTGGGATTGGGTACATCTACCACGCAGCAGATGACATCGTCTGGTAAAAGCTCACTAAGGTGTTCTTCAACTTTTACCAGCGATACCATTTCACCGCCCACTTTCACAAAGCGTTTTAGGCGTCCTTTGTGATATAGATAGCCATCTTCATCCATCAATCCGATATCTCCGGTATCGTACCAACCATTACGGATTCTCAAGGAGGTTTGTTCCAAATCGTGGAGATAACCCTCCATTACCAAATCTCCTTTAACCAGTATTTTGCCTTCTTTGTTGGGACCTAAAATTTTATCTGTGTGAATATCCAATATACGCACCTGCGTATTGGGTATGGGTTTTCCGATTGACCCGGGTTTATGAGAGCCGGGATAGCATGTAGCAATAACGGGGCTGGTTTCGGTGGTGCCATATCCTTCAAGGACGGTAAGATTGTGCTTTCTAAGAAATCCTTCATATACCTTATCGGGGAGCTTATCGGCACCGGCAATGGCTATATTTACCGAAGCAAAATCACCGGGTTGAGATTTTTGCAGATAGCCGTAGAAAAAGGCGGGAGTAGCGGCGATGAAGGTAACCTTGTAATCTCGGATATAATCGCATACAGTACGATATTCAAGCGGATTGGGATAAGTGAGCATGCTGGCGCCGATAGTTATGGGCAGCCAGAAATCTACAGTAAGGCCAAAAACATGAAACATAGGCAGAATAGAGGCAAAAACGTCATTTTCATTAAGCGGAATCATGGTGGGGAAGGCGTTAACATTATGAAGGATATTACGATGCGAGAGTTGCACAGCTTTAGGTTCTTTCTCGCTTCCGCTGGTGAAAAGGATAACCGATATTTCCGAAACATCTCCATTGTGTACCTGGTTTTTTAAAATTGAGAATGGAAGTTTGGATTTGAAGGCAGCTATCAATTTGGCAGGCAGAGTAACCCGAGATAGGATGTCTTCCACAAAGATCATGTGATCTATAGGTTCCAAACCAAGCTTCTCCAATAGTTTTCTACTGGTGATAACTGTTTTGAACTGGCATTTATCGCGCGCATAGATGCAATTGTCGATTGCACCTGTGGCATAGTTTATCATAACCGGGATCTTTCCCTTCATTAAAGTACCCAGTATGGTAAGCA includes these proteins:
- a CDS encoding class II aldolase/adducin family protein codes for the protein MHINNLKHPIFQNALQHIAEISRLIHSYGWAEANAGNISMDVSDLVMQCMHTELKWYIVSRTGSRYRQTALSPCENLMLVACSQTEDTFFPQNALPTSEWISHRCLQMQNDRFKIILHTHPAEIIALSNLTLAKDSASLNAKLCESLPELPLYLPEGVALVPRAAPGSLALCTASIKALKNQKALIWSGHGILAFANELDEALDYLEIVTKAAKILLWNLK
- a CDS encoding AMP-binding protein — protein: MLQLHQRFIQTAKRFPNRIAVYDKATMQDYTYSKMLIASLILTEHIGKIRGKYIGILLPTGVGAMLTILGTLMKGKIPVMINYATGAIDNCIYARDKCQFKTVITSRKLLEKLGLEPIDHMIFVEDILSRVTLPAKLIAAFKSKLPFSILKNQVHNGDVSEISVILFTSGSEKEPKAVQLSHRNILHNVNAFPTMIPLNENDVFASILPMFHVFGLTVDFWLPITIGASMLTYPNPLEYRTVCDYIRDYKVTFIAATPAFFYGYLQKSQPGDFASVNIAIAGADKLPDKVYEGFLRKHNLTVLEGYGTTETSPVIATCYPGSHKPGSIGKPIPNTQVRILDIHTDKILGPNKEGKILVKGDLVMEGYLHDLEQTSLRIRNGWYDTGDIGLMDEDGYLYHKGRLKRFVKVGGEMVSLVKVEEHLSELLPDDVICCVVDVPNPTKGADVVAAVANGDFDMHKVLKQLKKELPSIAIPKQFYVIEDIPMMASGKVNFREVETIIRNKSNKKRD